In the genome of Carya illinoinensis cultivar Pawnee chromosome 13, C.illinoinensisPawnee_v1, whole genome shotgun sequence, the window AACCAAGCAGAGAAATAGGGTAAATAGGAGTACTGAGAAACAGTGGCAAAATACGCCCCGTCGAACAATTTGCCAAATGAGCAAAAAACATGACATTTAAGTTTTCTGTCATATTTTCTAGATTTTCTATGGGACAAAAAAAGTAGACtgatataaaagaaattgagcaaaagaaaaaacaaacacttaCATTGGAATTTGAGTTCTGAAGGGTGAATGTTTATAAGATCCCCAGAACCCATGGCTATGAATCCGAAAAGGAACTATATTTACTTATCCCAGACAGAATCTTGAAACTAAAAAGATTTTGTAAGAACGAGATATGGAGGTTTCGGAGAACGAGAATGAGATGTATGATCGGTCGAGCACAAACGAATAGTAGAAAACAGTTCTCGTGATTTCAAAATTAAAGAGAGAACATCACAAGACCCTGATTTTTGGAGTGTTCCAATTGTGCGAAATAATGGACCCATGTGCGTTAATCGGACGGTGGTGCATTGGCTGTCACCAAGACTTCGAACAGAGATTTTTTATTGACGAAAAGGGACCtaagattttcaaatttattataagATGTGAGATGAGGAGAGGTGTTGAAGAAGGGCAGAATGGTAAAAAACTGAAATCAGCAGAAAGTTCTTAATTGTGGCATGTTGTGGACGCGAGGCCCGACCGGACAATGACAACTGGgagcatctttgaaaagtcaCCTGCATCATCATGTGGACATGAGAAGCATAATATAACGTTGTTTTCATGAAAAATACAAGTTATAGTATTTACTCGAcgcaaaaattctcaaaatatattAGGGTATGCACGCAGGACATGTCTTTGAAAAATACAAGTGCATGTTCTGTCTATGTGTTTCTTGAGTATTGACCACTTCACATTGACAAAAACAACACATTATGTAACTATGTTCCAATGTTCTCTATCATCCTGACGTGTTTATGAAAACCAAAATGATGAATACACGGAGACTGGATCATGTATATGAGATGGGCGAGCAATTGCGAAactagcaatttttttttttttttattataaggtaattttacataaataaacttacaaattaacgtgatatattaaattttaaaatttatttattataaaataaatataacagatcacataaaattattttaatttataattttatttttataaaatatttacggTGATAGAACTAGTTGCTTtatagagagaagggaaaaagaagggaaacaAAATATAAGAGAAGAAgtaataaaagtaataataattaattatcatcattagtttattatatattgcttttaaatttattaataagagGTAAACTCTTTGATCGTATTGATTAATCTAtttcatataaaagaaaaattctataaactATACTACCAAGCATGCATAGATCCAATATTACTGATGTTAAATCATTCACTTGGATCACTTCTCAACCAACTAATTTTAAATGTCTTAGTTAGACATTAATTATTATATGGACTTAGAGAGATCATGATCATCTCACGTAAGATTTTAATgggagaaaacaaagaaaaaaacattacCTCTTCTCTCTCTACAATGATCCCAATTAAGTAGACTCTAGTGGCCTCCTAAATCTAATTACCCTACTGATAACAACATTTTACTGACCCAAAAAATTATACCACAGGATCATATCTCATGCTTGATCTTCTGCCtcgttctttcttttcttgtactTAGTGGTTTTGTCTTTTCGTAGTTGGTGACACGACATATGGTCGTTAAATGTGCATGCATTTAAATGATCCCAATTATTATTACATGGTCCCCCATCTTGTGTGTGACCTGAATATACCTCTAATAATAACCATATACGTACTACCCAGCTAGTTGTGATGAGTGATCGATGACATTCTAAGAACTGCAATATTTTTGCAGACACCATGTTGCATGAAAGGATCGAAATCAGGCTGgctatatatgcatataaaacTACACTAAATACAACATGCATCTACTGTCTGGCAAAAGACACCAACAAAAGCCATTATGGTACCTGATACGAAGCAGATAGCGAGGCCATATAATGCCAAAAttcttgtccttttttttttttaatttagttttgttGCAGTTCATGAAGAAATGAGCAATtacaacgagagagagagagagagagagagagacgaagggAGCAACAGGAGGCCATTCTTGTGGCTTTTGATCATACTGCATGTAGTAGTACTTCACAACAATACGAAACCTTTCTTCAAAATTCTGTACAAGACAAAAAGGACATGAGCCAGGTAATGGATCATCAACgcaatggaaaaaataaaaacaaaatactaGTTTGCTGGCTAAAGACGAGGGccacttgtttttcttttttctagctTTTTCCTTAATAAACGGTCGAGAATTTCAGATATGGGGATCAGAGAATCTTTCCTCTGTCATTGGATATCATTTATGTGTTGTGTTTTGGATAAAAATCCATTGGATTAGATTGTGAACTGCTAATCCAATGGATTTTTGAGATGAGGACCCATTATTACAACATCTACATAAAATCCCTTGAGATGATCAGTATATCTTAAATGTTCCAATTTATGTGTTTGGAACAATAATTACAcgaataaacaaaacaaaaaacaaaaggtaaaaattatatacaaagaTAAATTTCGAAGTACTAAAGATGTCTAATCCCAACACATTAGAAAACAAAGTTCATACAGGGAGAGAGATCTCTAAGGACAAAAAGTGGCCAACTTTGAAATAAAAAGACGAATTATGTTATTATTGATACTAGTCAAAGTCTTCACTCTTCACTTCTCAAATGTAGAGACATTGGGAGGAAAAACAGTAAGTAAATAATTGGCAAAACCATTGCTTTCAAAATTGTTGTCACCATCCTGTCCTAGGGAAGaaggaaatttaaataaaacaaaagaggatACGCTGTCGGTTTTGCCATTCTAGGACCCTCCATTGAAAATTGGATGGTTGCCATATTCCACTCTTTCAAATTGCATTGGTTCCTCCTTGAACCCACCACCACCAACCCTTAATTTGTATTGAAAATGTGGTTCCCCTCCTATTAATTGCTCCATCTTTCTAAAACTTAAATCGGAGAACGAACCGAAGTAGACCTAGACCGGCTGGTGTATATATACATCAATGTCGtcaagtgtgtatatatatataagttgcaCCCTCAAGAAAGACCCAAAATCAGAGTTAGGCAATACTAGAATTctttaaacaaattatataaaccccaagaaaatagaaaatatataacaGGAAACTTTTGTCTGTATTGTGAATCTATAAAAGGCCCAAAAAAAGAACCAATCCATCCACCACCTAGAGAAGAGAAAGTTCTTCAACAAAACTGGGAGAGTTTTCCTTATATCCTGAAATTAGTCTAAAGGAAACAAATAAAAGCTACCAAATTATTCATCCCAAACCCTCCCTAAATCTTAAATCTTTCCCATTCCATATCGGCGGCTAAATTCAATAAAGCGGAGATCTTTGTGGAGTCCCTTTTCTCCGGTTCATCAAACTGGCCGAAATTTCGGATACGGGTGAAGATACAGGTCGACATGCCGCCCGATATACAGACAGGTTActcctcttcttcctcactATCTCGGTTGTGGCAGTGCTACCGAGCGTCTTGCAGTCCACCCCACCATATCCGCCCGATCCAGACGAGGTACGGCTCGAACCGGCCGGTTCAAGAACCGATTCAGGCGTCATCGTCATCGAACCGTCGTCTAAACCAGCTGCGGGTAAGGACAAGGACTTGAAGTCAGAGAGGTACTCCGAAACACCACCTTTCGTTCTAATGAGATAATCAATCTGTaacaaagaaaaggaaacagTACGTAAGAAATGAGGGAGAACCAGGCgagaattaaaaatagaaatggGTGTAAGGGAATTGAGGAAGAGCGAGACTTGTGCAGGAGCCAGAAGAGAACAAATGGAAAACCGCATACGTTTCGTCGTTGTACACGAGAGACAGACACAGAACAAAGTTGGAAAATTGATGTGGAAAAAAGTGAAAGAACTCAGAAAGAGTACGAGTTGAGAAGGTGGAGGGAAGGTGGAGTAGAAAAATAAGTGTAAGAGAATTTGGGTATAGGGTAAAAAGGACCTTGCAGGAGAGGGAGCAGAAGAGGTATGGGTCCTGCAGGCTTCTGTCACAGGAACTGCAAAAGTTGCCGGAGCCCCTGAAGTTCCTTGTCTGTGGCCTTTGGTGCAAAAACACTACCTTTGCACTGTTGGTTGTGTATGACTGTAGAAAGAGAAGGTGAgactaatcaaattaataataaaaaaatataaacaacaaaaaatgaCTATGCAGTAATCATTCAACTTCAGTATTCTTCATTTCTCATGGTAATTAACTGCAGTAATCATTCAACTTCAGTATTCTTCATTTCTCATGGTAATTAACTCTTCTGTTCCTTTAAAACCTTTTCCACAAGGGCGTTATCCATAAATTTCCCGGTatgcaaaggaaaaaaaggaaggaaaggtCAAAATTGGAACAAGCATGAGGAACTCATCAAGGGGTTCCGCTAATCTTCAATCTTCTAACTTCAAGTTCAACAAAGTCCTACTCTGAGAAACCCaacaaggaaaagaagaaaaagaagaaaaagaagacacCTGAATTAACTCCgtgtttattatttctttaatacataaaaaaacGTGGTTCTTTTGCGTTCCGTCTTCATTTTTAGGTTCTACAACGCAATGTTCGCCTGTAGAGGATGAGATGACAGTTTCAATAATTTACTTACTTGAACAAAGGCACAGTCCATCAACTTCGCAGCATCATCCAACCTTATAACATCGTGATATACATACCTTCTAATCTGAAACCGCCAGCATTTCAATTCAACATTAAACGAAGGTAACGAACTAAAAAGAAgttttcaaaaggaaaacttTGAAAGGAGATTgtaagggttgaattttgaaagcaGAAACCTGCAAGAGTCGGTGAGAACAGTGAGGGGACAGGCAGTGAGGGCAGAGACTGGTGCAACAGTCAAGGCAATAGAcgtttttctcattctttttgGACTCTTCGTGAATTATGCATGCGTTGTAGAACTTCTCTGTTagaaggacttcaagccaccgAGGTAGAAGATGGGAAGCAATAAGCTGAGAAAACCAGAAGCATAACAAATTAAACTAAGCTACCAATATTCTGAAGAATAAGGGAGAAATATAACAGCAAACGAGATAGAAATCCTTACCACcatgttttctttaattttgctattggttt includes:
- the LOC122291393 gene encoding protein RGF1 INDUCIBLE TRANSCRIPTION FACTOR 1-like; this encodes MVLIASHLLPRWLEVLLTEKFYNACIIHEESKKNEKNVYCLDCCTSLCPHCLSPHCSHRLLQIRRYVYHDVIRLDDAAKLMDCAFVQSYTTNSAKVVFLHQRPQTRNFRGSGNFCSSCDRSLQDPYLFCSLSCKIDYLIRTKGGVSEYLSDFKSLSLPAAGLDDGSMTMTPESVLEPAGSSRTSSGSGGYGGVDCKTLGSTATTEIVRKKRSNLSVYRAACRPVSSPVSEISASLMNRRKGTPQRSPLY